The region AACTGAGTGTCTTGCATAAGCCGTATGGTAACAGCATATATCATTCACATTCTTGAAATATTTAGTAATATCacaaatcaaaacacatttgcaACATTTTACCGAAAAAGGTGAATGTTCAATATAGGACTGAGCTCTACAAAAGCAGTAATGTTTATATAAAATTGGTAAAATGACTTACAAACCACTTGAAGCTGAGACTGAAGAGTGAAGCAAAGAAGAAGGCTACCCAGATGACCGGACACACAATAAGACCCATCCAAAATACCCTGGATTCTGTAGGTGTTTCCTTCGACTTACCCTGCAAATAcagaacaacacaacacatcagtAATTTCTCTGACTATTCTCAGCTTTTAcatgcacgtgtgtgtgtgtgtgtgtgtgtgtgtgtgtgtgtgtgtgtgtgtgtgtgtgtgtgtgtgtgtgtgcgtgtgtctatctctgtcagtctgtctgtctgcctgcctgcctgcctatctgtctgtctgtctgttgtctcAGCTTGTATGTGTCTCCTTGTCACATCAAAGTGATAAGTTGATggtgtttttatttgcatagAATAGAGTAGACCACCCATTTTCCCTTCTAGGTTCTAACTGACATTTATGGGAAAACGTACACCAATGAAAGTATTGTACATAGGAAAAGTTTTGAATTGAGGGTTAGCAaggtgtactgtaagtgtacatgttCAGGTTTCCAATGTGTGCAATGTGTGCCTGTACACAATGTGTCTTTGTGCAACATTGTCCTATACCCGTAATAATGTATGATGCTCCCTGTGACCTGTTATTGTTTATTACTATTTACCCCATATGAACTTTTGTCCAATATTCTACAGTTTACACCAAAATGTCTGATGTTTTCTATAATTAATATCATGACCTGTAGTTTGAAGGTTCATGTTAACTCAATACAGAGATAAAAGAAACAGCCATAcagaatatattttatattgataGATCATCATTGACAAAAGGTCAGAGGGGTGATTTTTTTAtctatgtttctcatcataAACCATGTAACAAGTGAGTTAGGAAAAGTGGGAAAAAAGTAGGACGTACGTACAACTTAAAGAATAACTGGGTGAATTTAATGTCAAAAACATCATGTTAGACTAAAATCAGGGTttgtcagtgtacatgtaggatCATGAGAAACAATGGTATCCTACTATAGCATGttgtttgttacatgtaaagccAGCTGTTACCACCCATAGATTAAAAACCCCACCACATGGTGCCAAATCAATTTCACTCACTGTACTGTGGCTTATAGCTAGGTGTGGGGTTTGCAGGGTGAATCATGACAACCTGTACACTGGACTGGAGGCCTACATGCAGGAATTCCAAACAAAATATTGCCTTAGCCCTAATATTTGTCAACTCTTGCTATACTTACCATTCAAGTATAATATGAAAGtatgataaacaaataaacaagtatgAAAATTATTTAATGATTTACgatttagatattttttttatgaaatactatttaatATTGCCAAATCTAATAACGTCACGAGGTGTACTGATGAACTAACTCAAATTTACTGAATTATGCTAAACAGCTCTTCATTCAAAATATCATCTATCATTGTTCTGAattcataaaaacaaattacatgaaGTTAAACAATTTCCATATGacacaaaattatatatatgtctgtaaatTTTCAGATATTTGCTGCTTTATATCGGTCCTAAGACTACATATACTAACACACATTAGGTGTATTtgtgatttaaaaaatgaatggtTATGAAACATGATATGTCTATGTAGAtaatcaaatttcaaaccatgattTGAGACCGAACACCGTGAAGAATCACACTTCAACCTCGTAGTTTCTACCTATTACTTTTAGTTAAATACAAGATATAAAATAAACTACTCCATCAATTCATAAACTATATACACCGAAACCAACTTCTCAAATTGATTCAAAGAAATTATGATACTTAATTCTACATCAAGAGTACTTTTTTGTCATTACAATTTTACATCATGGTTGAGTTTCACTGTTCAGAACTGTTAGATTCTTTGATCTCAAACAGAGATATGCAATATCTCAACACATTATGTGCATTATCTAAAGTGACAGGACCTTCAATAAATACCGTACTTGTGGAAAAAGAAAAGCAGAACCTCATTTATCTTGGTAAAATTATGAATGTATGACAGGAcgattattttgtatttgttttagaaGAGGATGAAGTCAATGGAATGGAGTAAATAGTTGACACGGGAActagggggtggggtgggggtgttcaTTAGTACTATCATTAATAAATACAGGTAGAACACCATAATCGACTATAAATTTTAGACTATAAATTTCAACTTACCTTTCTGGATTCAAATATCCAATGACTTTTACCATCTTCATCTACATGATTCCACCATCTAAGTCCTACCATTAGTCTCCCAGTAATATTTTTAACTGTCCAGAAATCAGCAGACAGCAGAACGATAATGATGACGAAACATATGATAAAACTGCTACTAAACCAACCACAGAATAAGTAAGCTACTATTGAACTGATACGGAATAACAGATGGAAGATGGTTGCTACAGGATGCCTGTAATGAGAGAAGATACAAAAAGTTAGGCAATACTATGTATAGTCTGTAGTTCTAAACTTGACACGGAAATTGTCCTCATAGATTTATGGTTTTCTTTGATCCTTCCTTGACATACTTGTAGTATCAtggaaaataatgttttatgcTACCAGTAACAACTGACTTTTGTttataatatcaatatgaatAATATGAATTTTGTATTGATGAAATGTAGacaaatataattttgtgtgAGTGCTCTTGTAACAATACACACTATTTGTTTCCTACCTGTTAACCCTATATGATGTATTTTTACATTAATccatgtaaaataaaatatttacgaGTAGTACATACTACATTAACAATGGAAATTACAGAGATGATATCGTGTTTTTCTGAAGCATAATTTACCTACTTGCGTTTCAGAATCCAAATATATTGTTTTCGCCACTGTTATCAGTGCAATACTAAATGTGGGAATACATAACACTTAGAACTAGTTTCAACGTAATACttagaatattacatgtatgatttatGAACACCTGAATTACTGAGCAAGAGttattctacatcattacatgtattttcatcatGTTTAGGTTGCTGCTTTGCCTTTATATGTTTGACTTTGAGCTAACAAATGTACGTACCTGAACTAGAATTGTATTTTGTTGGTATGTCTGTGGGTAAGATTATAATATGGCTGTATAAACCCCCAAGGATTCTACCCCCATGATGTACATCAAGTAATCTAATCATAGAAAATATATTGTACGATACGTATCTACGGCAACATAACAGTGTGATTTTTACTTTGGACGGCACGAAATGACATTTACTGGAAATTAGAATTAGAAACGTTGGCTGTTTTAGACATTTACTTTCTGTGAACCTGACTATTTTCTTAAAATATCTAGGCAACAAAAAGAAGTCGGACTGTAAAATACGTCATCAAATGCTTATAAATAGTCAAATTTCTCAAAAGTGCCAACGTGTAACGTGTTAGTCCTGTTACTCATCGTTCAAATGTACCTTAACCTCCGTCGCTGTTTCTCTGCTTCTTCTTCACTTCCAAAGTCCAACGCAACATCCTCCGTGTCGTCCACTGTTGTCTGAAAATACATCACagaaaaatattgacagatGTCTTCGTGAAAGGTTGTAAAAAGTAAATGTTTTCATGAACCAAAGGTGCTCACCATCATCTTAAACCGGAAGTTATGTGACCACCTAACTCACTTATAATTcatgttttaataaaaatacaacTGACACTAAATTGCTTTATAAATAACCAATAATGATCGATTGCTAGGATTTTTAATAGCTTTAGTGTGAAATAAGGCGAATATCTGTGGTCTAAAATGTTCTGGTTGCCCGGAACAGAAAGTTTTGAAAGTATTAAAAATGTGTTCAATATCTGGACACTGAGGGCGCACTTCAATCGAGGTTTTTCTGCTGCATGTATGTCCTGAGTTTAATACATAAACTAGTTCTTCTCGTTTATATGAAGTACATCACAAAAGATTTTATATTAGTAATCATCATCATTAACACCGGCTACTATCATCGccataattattgtcattgcaAATATCATCATCTTTGTCACTCAATGATGGGACATATGTCGTCATAATGATCATTATAATTTTCTGAATACATGCATATACTAATATAGTACTCACTGGGATACattcaaaatttaatttcttttactACTCTTCCTCGTCAGATGTGAAGTCAGAATGACGTACTGGGTACGATTAGCTGGCCTTTTACTCTCAGCAGGATTGGCTTCTGAAATCATCTACTACCTTTATAAGAAACTTGGACACAACCCTAAAAACCAGACTGAAAAAACTCATGATATCTTACAGGAGATCTTATTCTTCCCTGACAAAGTTGTTGCCTGCAAAGCTTATTTCCAGAGTAAAAATGGCTGCCAGTTAGCAAATTGTTCATATGCACATTTTGAAACTGGCCTAAGTAAACTTCTGAAATACATACTTGATGCTAAacacacactggatgtttgtgtgttttgcaTCTGTTGTCATGAACTAGCTGATGCTGTTGTCGAGGCACATGAGAAAGGAGTGGTTGTCAGGGTGATAACAGATGATGAACAAATGGAAGTCAGTGGATCACAGATTGGAAAACTTAGGAGTAAAGGTCAGTGAAACAGTGGTTGCCATGGCTATGATTATAAGCCTAGAATCCAGCTGTATGGGGATTTTTGGCTCTTGTCTGTAGGGGAAAGGTGAGACCCAACAATCCCCATAGGACTGGATTCTATAGGATAAGATTCTGCGAAGATTATAAAGTCCTGGCTTGTAGCTGTAACCAaaactgtttttaaaataattttgttatttgcagtattttcaacTTGGTCGTGTTGTTTTTCTTTACACGTGTACAATTGCCTATAATGCCTCGTTCCAATACAATTTACATTGCGCTTATCTTTCACAGTGTCAGTCATGTGTGAAAGATAAACatagtgtaaatattaacaCAGATCTATTAGACCTAGGTTATAAATAATGATCAAAATTTATCAGTATCCCACAAATTTACAGTTTGTTGACATTTGAATTACACAGActtttatttacagtttattaacacagtttatttttatgtttaagTGAAATCTCAGgtaaaaatgtaaaactatCATAATAATGCATGGACATCAACCTGTGATCTATATACAGCTGTAAGTCTTATAAAATATCCCATCAGCCATTTTGTGTTCATTACAATCTATCCAATCCTCCTTCTGTTCTTCTACAGGAATTCAAGTACGACATGATCATTCTTCTTTCCTGATGCATCATAAGTTTGTTGTCATTGACAACCACATAATTATCACTGGTTCTCTCAACTGGACTAGAAGTGGAATAACTGGTAACCATGAGAACGTTATCATCACCAACAATCCTGGACTTTGTGTTCCTTTTCAAGGAGAGTTTGACAAACTATGGGAGTTGTATGACCCAACCAAACActtgaaataaaccatttgttTTACGTATGATGACAGACTTTACATTTTGGgttgatacatgtagataacaGGGTATATTTCCTCAGacaaattcattcaaattgataATTTCTATTATTTTTATGGCCGGGATTAAAGTTTTGTTAGAACTGTAAGACAGTACAATATATCTTGTCATGCCACCATGGCACCACATTACCATCATCCCAGTGAGAGGGGGTACCCGTACCTCCTACAAAGCAGATCTTACAGCCAAGAAGTTTTCTACTGTATTTATACATCCAGGAAGTACACAACCATTAACAACGTAACAAAGCCAAGATCATTACCCCATTTTTTGTAAATACCTATAATTTTGATACTTTATAGTTTTGACATTTACCTTGATGGTGTCTTTGTGATATCCATATTAATGTAAATAGGGAGAAATTGATATCAAAGTTTCAAACACAACATTCCTACTAGCTATTTCAGCTGGGTATTCTTCATTAAAATGGAAATTATATATGAACACATCTTGACTTATCATTCAAATACTTTATCCATTTTtaaccaccccacccccacccccacccccaccactgTATCAAACAATGATGTTACATACACATGGGATCAATACACATTTCTCCAAAGCACCAAGCACCACtgatattatattttcttttataaAATACTTCAGGGATTATCCTGAATATCTTTATTCATTTGCACATATATTAAATACATGCATACTGTTTACAGGCCCATATGTCATTCAAAAacacaaattcaaaaaaaactataaaatgATCTGGACATGTAAATCTTCACTGACAAAAACTCAACttcaattgtaaaaataatCTCTGACTTTAAATGATTCTTTAGTGTACTGACTATACAGAATTATACTCAAGGTTACTATATTATCATTCATTGCTTTAGCCAAGTTCATCAGACTTTTTGAACATTTCTCTTCTTCTCAAATCAAATAATTCATTATACCGGTGTATTGAGACTTTTATAACAATAACATATCAATACAAGCATGTGAGAgtgtttacaaatgtatataatttttatgtaaagTGTATATCATGTAggacactgtgtgtgtgtgtgtgtgtgtgtgtgtgtgtgtgtgtgtgtgtgtgtgtgtgtgtgtgtgtgtgtgtgtgtgtgtgtgtttgtgtgtctgtgtgtgtgtatttgcagTATGTGGGTTCAAGTGTATTTGCAGTGTGTGGGTTCAAGTGTATATGGGGGGTGGGTGTGACTATGAGTTGCTGGCTGAAATCTGTTTTTACAACAAAGTATAAACCTATTCTTCATTTAGATGTAActacaataatatacatttatagcTGTGACTGCAAAGTTTTCCTGCAAGTGACAACTTCATGGACAATCTTCCATTAAGATGACACTACTTGTCAGAAAGTCACCAAATGTATGCCATGATCATTTAACACTCATTAGAAGGACCTACTCCAAGTTTGTATTCGGTGTAATGTATACATCTCTACAAAATGACTGACTGGGATCAAATTTGAATGccatgaatgtatttattttggctcCCTTAGGTTGTAGtggaaaaacaaattttaacattttagcAGACAAATTGAGGAAGaacttttgataaaatttacTTACAGTCGTATCACTGTCTTGATTGACACTAAATAAGTCTACCAAtattacttgtacatgtagttactaaGAATTTAACAGTGAAAGTGATTCAATTCCATGTTGATTATTTTGGCTAAATTATAGTTTCACCTAAATATGCTGAAATCAGTTTAGAACCACAATATGTATGTTTGCAGGACTCAGTACTTGGGAAGAGACTGCCATCTATTGATGAAAAGTGGAAAAGCTTCAAGTTTTAGGTTTGAACAAGGAAATTAACAAATTATAAAAGCTGTAGTAAGGATGTGAGCTGTATCTGTGTAATATACAGTCCTTGATGAATGTGTCTCAAGTTACAGCTACACTGGTTATTATTGTAAATGGTTGCTATCATCATTGT is a window of Glandiceps talaboti chromosome 5, keGlaTala1.1, whole genome shotgun sequence DNA encoding:
- the LOC144434907 gene encoding Golgi apparatus membrane protein TVP23 homolog B-like isoform X1, whose product is MYFQTTVDDTEDVALDFGSEEEAEKQRRRLRHPVATIFHLLFRISSIVAYLFCGWFSSSFIICFVIIIVLLSADFWTVKNITGRLMVGLRWWNHVDEDGKSHWIFESRKGKSKETPTESRVFWMGLIVCPVIWVAFFFASLFSLSFKWFMVVCIALGLTCANLYGYIRCKVGAKKKLSSLATNFLGQQLLKTATASMSASTEQK
- the LOC144434907 gene encoding Golgi apparatus membrane protein TVP23 homolog B-like isoform X2, yielding MMTTVDDTEDVALDFGSEEEAEKQRRRLRHPVATIFHLLFRISSIVAYLFCGWFSSSFIICFVIIIVLLSADFWTVKNITGRLMVGLRWWNHVDEDGKSHWIFESRKGKSKETPTESRVFWMGLIVCPVIWVAFFFASLFSLSFKWFMVVCIALGLTCANLYGYIRCKVGAKKKLSSLATNFLGQQLLKTATASMSASTEQK
- the LOC144434907 gene encoding Golgi apparatus membrane protein TVP23 homolog A-like isoform X3; this translates as MYFQTTVDDTEDVALDFGSEEEAEKQRRRLRHPVATIFHLLFRISSIVAYLFCGWFSSSFIICFVIIIVLLSADFWTVKNITGRLMVGLRWWNHVDEDGKSHWIFESRKSKETPTESRVFWMGLIVCPVIWVAFFFASLFSLSFKWFMVVCIALGLTCANLYGYIRCKVGAKKKLSSLATNFLGQQLLKTATASMSASTEQK
- the LOC144436014 gene encoding mitochondrial cardiolipin hydrolase-like — translated: MTYWVRLAGLLLSAGLASEIIYYLYKKLGHNPKNQTEKTHDILQEILFFPDKVVACKAYFQSKNGCQLANCSYAHFETGLSKLLKYILDAKHTLDVCVFCICCHELADAVVEAHEKGVVVRVITDDEQMEVSGSQIGKLRSKGIQVRHDHSSFLMHHKFVVIDNHIIITGSLNWTRSGITGNHENVIITNNPGLCVPFQGEFDKLWELYDPTKHLK